A genome region from Akkermansiaceae bacterium includes the following:
- a CDS encoding autotransporter-associated beta strand repeat-containing protein: protein MKPKTTLRHFLALAGSSLLAISSASAQSTLYFDGGTTDIAGNGNGSSAGGAGTWNTTTKNWDAGAVPYVAWNNANGDNAVIAGSGTLTVDVPVTVGALTLSYTSGTRTINGSEITINSGLSLGSLAGLTWNAPIKLGGDQIWSHGGNNTTAKRILGGTNLNGHQLTYNSSNTPTNGSLLNHGSITGTGDIVKDGTGRVTLSSGTGDNTYTGSTTVKNGILAMGSATALGNVNNQLTVNTGGTLDMSNQSLTVGNLTGTGGVITSTHTSGTRTLTIGSGNAGGGNFQGVIENGTTGSTTALTKTGNGTITLSGNNSYTGATNVNAGSLIINGNSSTATGLVSVAAAGTLGGSGTVGGATTINGNLRPGTSPGVLSFSNSLALASTSTTTFEIDGVTRGTDYDGVNVGTTLGLGGALVFDIGAILSSTTFNLFDVTGATSGDFSAVSLTGLYGTQSFTNNLGVWTTTTNAGNEVWTFTQSTGDLNLAVIPEPSAALLGGLGFLALLRRRR, encoded by the coding sequence ATGAAACCGAAAACCACGCTCCGCCACTTCCTCGCACTCGCCGGCAGCTCGCTGCTCGCGATATCCTCCGCTTCCGCACAATCCACCCTCTACTTTGACGGAGGCACAACCGACATCGCCGGCAACGGCAACGGCTCCAGCGCAGGCGGCGCCGGCACCTGGAATACCACCACAAAAAACTGGGACGCGGGTGCCGTCCCCTACGTCGCATGGAACAATGCCAACGGTGACAATGCGGTCATAGCCGGCAGCGGAACCCTCACGGTCGACGTGCCCGTCACGGTCGGTGCGCTCACGCTCAGCTACACTTCAGGCACCCGCACTATTAATGGGTCGGAAATCACCATCAACAGCGGCCTCAGCTTGGGTAGTCTCGCCGGCCTCACTTGGAACGCCCCGATCAAACTGGGCGGCGATCAGATCTGGAGCCACGGTGGCAACAACACCACAGCAAAAAGAATTCTAGGAGGCACGAATCTCAATGGCCATCAGCTGACCTATAACTCTAGCAATACCCCTACCAACGGCAGTTTGCTGAACCATGGATCGATCACCGGCACGGGCGACATCGTCAAGGATGGGACCGGACGCGTTACCCTCTCGTCAGGAACGGGAGATAACACTTACACTGGCAGCACCACCGTCAAAAATGGCATTCTCGCCATGGGCAGCGCTACGGCTCTTGGAAACGTTAACAACCAGCTCACCGTCAACACCGGCGGCACTTTGGACATGAGCAATCAGAGCCTGACTGTCGGCAACCTCACCGGCACGGGCGGTGTGATCACCAGCACGCACACATCCGGTACCCGCACCCTGACCATCGGCAGCGGTAACGCTGGCGGCGGCAACTTCCAGGGCGTGATTGAGAACGGCACAACTGGCAGTACCACCGCCCTCACCAAGACAGGCAACGGCACCATCACCCTCTCCGGCAACAACAGCTACACCGGAGCGACCAACGTCAACGCGGGCAGCCTCATCATCAACGGCAATTCATCCACCGCCACAGGTCTCGTGTCCGTCGCGGCCGCAGGAACGCTCGGCGGTAGCGGCACGGTGGGCGGTGCCACCACCATCAACGGCAACCTGCGCCCCGGCACCAGCCCCGGTGTGCTTTCCTTCTCCAATTCGCTGGCACTAGCCAGCACATCCACCACCACCTTCGAGATCGATGGCGTAACCCGCGGCACCGATTACGACGGTGTGAATGTCGGAACCACCCTGGGTCTGGGAGGTGCATTGGTCTTCGATATCGGGGCGATCCTATCCAGCACCACCTTCAACTTGTTTGACGTGACGGGCGCCACATCAGGCGACTTCTCGGCGGTGTCCCTCACGGGTCTCTATGGAACCCAATCGTTCACCAACAACCTGGGGGTCTGGACAACCACCACCAACGCAGGCAATGAGGTTTGGACGTTCACCCAAAGCACCGGTGATCTGAATTTGGCGGTCATCCCCGAGCCCTCCGCCGCCCTCCTCGGCGGTCTCGGCTTTCTCGCCCTGCTCCGCCGCAGGCGCTAG
- a CDS encoding PEP-CTERM sorting domain-containing protein, whose product MKSKYTDHLKTCSRPLAVLVAAPILALALATGTADAATLLASYADGTAANAAAFTNLTTPSGYTASALSQNGLVSTTATAAQGFTTPAGPNAGSAAGSQWINPTAGTVAASPAFDGDYFQFNVSGSGGNLIDPSELSFDLSAASSGGTNYTLSYVVFASTDGTNFSSAGSGSYTLNVSSGTMGVPATQVIGLTSLANSASYTFRIAVGDNSSQNNKTSIFQGFRLQGDVIPIPEPSTALLGSFGLLALLRRRR is encoded by the coding sequence ATGAAATCGAAATACACAGACCACTTGAAAACCTGTTCAAGGCCCTTGGCCGTTCTCGTGGCGGCTCCCATCCTTGCCCTTGCCCTTGCCACGGGAACCGCCGATGCAGCCACCCTGCTCGCATCCTACGCTGACGGGACTGCTGCCAATGCGGCTGCCTTCACGAACCTGACCACTCCTTCGGGCTACACCGCATCCGCCCTGAGCCAGAACGGACTGGTATCCACCACCGCCACAGCCGCGCAGGGGTTCACCACGCCAGCCGGGCCGAACGCGGGGAGCGCCGCTGGCTCCCAATGGATTAACCCCACCGCAGGCACCGTTGCTGCATCACCGGCCTTCGATGGCGACTACTTCCAGTTCAACGTCTCGGGCTCAGGTGGAAACCTGATCGATCCAAGCGAACTATCCTTTGATTTGTCAGCGGCCAGCTCCGGTGGCACCAACTACACGCTTTCCTATGTTGTATTTGCCTCGACGGATGGAACCAACTTCTCCAGCGCGGGATCCGGCAGCTACACTCTCAACGTGAGCAGTGGAACCATGGGTGTTCCCGCGACGCAAGTGATTGGCCTGACATCGCTGGCAAATTCAGCGTCCTACACATTCAGGATCGCGGTGGGTGACAACAGCAGCCAAAACAACAAGACGAGCATCTTCCAAGGCTTCAGGCTCCAGGGCGACGTCATCCCGATCCCCGAGCCAAGCACCGCTCTTCTCGGCTCCTTCGGCCTCCTCGCCTTGCTTCGCCGCAGGCGCTGA
- a CDS encoding plasmid stabilization protein encodes MSTTLTIRNLDEAVKQKLRMRAARNQSSMEAEARAILARMVNEEETPRPPQTVGEMRERLAAVRGTWKNRANGRDTDGIMKELRGDD; translated from the coding sequence ATGAGCACGACGCTGACGATTCGGAACCTTGATGAAGCGGTGAAGCAGAAGCTGCGCATGCGTGCGGCGCGGAACCAAAGTTCGATGGAGGCGGAAGCCCGGGCGATTCTGGCGCGGATGGTCAACGAGGAGGAGACGCCGAGGCCGCCGCAGACTGTCGGGGAAATGAGAGAGCGGCTGGCGGCGGTGCGGGGCACATGGAAAAACCGGGCGAACGGGCGCGATACGGACGGGATCATGAAAGAGCTGCGTGGGGATGACTGA
- a CDS encoding PIN domain-containing protein, which translates to MTDCDLILVDTNVILDVLEDDPRWAAWSADQMSRVVGRMAINPLIYTELGYEAGEIEDVERILVTLGLIYLEMPREALFLASKAYRTYRLRGGIKTAPPADFFIGAHAAVLGIPILTRDVSRYQSYFPDVELIAP; encoded by the coding sequence ATGACTGATTGCGATCTCATTTTGGTCGATACGAACGTCATCCTCGACGTTTTGGAAGACGATCCCCGCTGGGCCGCGTGGTCGGCGGACCAAATGAGCCGGGTGGTGGGCCGGATGGCGATCAACCCGCTGATCTACACAGAACTGGGCTATGAGGCGGGTGAGATCGAGGATGTTGAGCGGATTCTCGTCACTCTCGGCCTGATCTACCTGGAGATGCCGAGAGAGGCGCTCTTTCTGGCCTCGAAAGCCTACCGGACTTATCGCCTTCGCGGTGGCATCAAGACTGCTCCTCCGGCGGACTTTTTTATCGGAGCGCATGCCGCCGTGCTCGGCATCCCCATCCTCACGCGCGATGTGAGCCGATACCAAAGCTACTTTCCCGATGTCGAATTGATCGCGCCATGA
- a CDS encoding PIN domain-containing protein, with the protein MKALIDADILIWHLRGERKAADYLRGLAEDPDIELWTGAMQRAEVLFFMRTHEEEATMTLLSRIRTAAVDQAVVDEAGRIFRKWNPSHGIDPNDAILAATALTGGGQIHTLNSKHYPMKDVVVIKAW; encoded by the coding sequence ATGAAGGCGTTGATCGATGCGGATATCCTGATTTGGCACTTGCGTGGGGAGCGCAAGGCGGCGGACTACCTACGCGGGCTGGCGGAAGACCCCGACATCGAGCTGTGGACCGGCGCGATGCAGCGCGCGGAGGTGCTGTTCTTCATGCGGACGCACGAGGAGGAGGCCACGATGACGCTGCTCTCCCGGATCCGGACGGCAGCGGTTGACCAGGCCGTAGTCGATGAGGCCGGGCGGATTTTCCGGAAATGGAATCCGAGCCACGGGATCGATCCGAACGATGCAATCCTCGCCGCCACCGCCCTGACGGGAGGCGGCCAGATCCATACGCTGAACAGCAAGCACTACCCGATGAAGGACGTGGTGGTGATCAAGGCGTGGTGA
- a CDS encoding DUF1552 domain-containing protein produces the protein MFSRRNFLKTSALGAGAMSLAPSFNQLFAAPASAATGYPKRFIFIRKSSGLRPLESALLNFSAKDKALDEQKQPLVADLDKHELPKWLRGLDNHKENMTILQGLSAKMSENVHYSYSSVMGCFKSNNNTLSAIKRTTVDFELAKLFPSPFGHVELSFAGGRTGIVSGFSAPAPQTRNYCYADPDTARSELFKSVLNPDAVNSDNDMLAFLQGKEGLKESGFKGHEVKRQEAQVESIDKIRERNKKLIGISGTLAKFLPTLDPVHANGGENASTPEKQAAMTDVLIAAMKAGLTNVVTYTIDDLGTPITGLPGNETDRVGIHPLGHDEAFGGVPAWMTREQIRISHMNQVKTIVEKLKATPEGNGTMFDNTMVMYFPENGETHHGIGTESPFIIMSGRNCALDIAGRYIRLPYLGNPGHKTLGNWYTTLLNAHGNPIEHYGDLDLEMARKKLPQTGYIREFMA, from the coding sequence ATGTTCAGCAGAAGAAATTTCCTCAAAACCTCCGCGCTCGGTGCCGGTGCCATGTCGCTCGCGCCATCCTTCAACCAGTTGTTTGCGGCTCCTGCGAGCGCTGCGACTGGATACCCCAAGCGCTTCATCTTCATCCGGAAATCCAGCGGCCTCCGCCCGCTTGAAAGCGCGCTCCTCAACTTCTCCGCCAAGGACAAGGCGCTCGACGAGCAGAAGCAGCCCTTGGTGGCCGATCTGGACAAGCACGAGCTGCCCAAGTGGCTGCGCGGCCTCGACAACCACAAGGAGAACATGACCATTCTCCAGGGCCTCTCCGCGAAGATGAGCGAGAACGTCCACTACTCCTACTCCTCCGTGATGGGTTGTTTCAAATCGAACAACAACACCCTCAGCGCGATCAAGCGGACGACGGTCGATTTCGAGCTCGCGAAACTTTTCCCGTCCCCCTTCGGCCACGTCGAGCTTTCCTTCGCCGGTGGGCGCACCGGCATCGTCTCGGGCTTCTCCGCCCCCGCGCCGCAGACCCGCAACTACTGCTACGCGGATCCCGACACCGCACGCAGCGAGCTTTTCAAATCCGTCCTCAACCCGGACGCCGTCAATTCCGACAACGACATGCTCGCCTTCCTCCAGGGCAAGGAAGGCCTGAAGGAGAGCGGGTTCAAGGGCCACGAGGTGAAACGCCAGGAGGCGCAGGTGGAATCCATCGACAAGATCCGCGAGCGTAACAAGAAGCTCATCGGCATTTCCGGAACCCTCGCCAAGTTCCTGCCCACACTCGACCCCGTCCATGCCAACGGCGGCGAAAACGCCAGCACACCCGAGAAACAGGCGGCCATGACCGACGTTCTTATCGCCGCCATGAAGGCCGGCCTGACCAATGTCGTCACCTACACCATCGACGACCTCGGCACCCCCATCACCGGCCTGCCGGGGAACGAGACCGACCGCGTCGGCATCCACCCGCTGGGTCACGACGAAGCATTCGGCGGAGTGCCCGCCTGGATGACCCGCGAGCAGATCCGCATCAGCCACATGAACCAGGTGAAAACGATCGTCGAGAAACTCAAGGCCACCCCCGAGGGCAACGGCACGATGTTCGACAACACCATGGTCATGTATTTCCCCGAAAACGGCGAAACCCACCACGGCATCGGCACGGAATCCCCCTTCATCATCATGTCCGGCCGCAACTGCGCCCTGGACATCGCCGGCCGCTACATCCGCCTGCCCTACCTCGGCAACCCGGGCCACAAAACCCTCGGCAACTGGTACACCACCCTTCTCAACGCCCACGGCAACCCCATCGAGCATTACGGCGACCTCGACCTGGAAATGGCGCGCAAGAAGCTCCCGCAGACCGGCTACATACGCGAGTTCATGGCGTGA
- a CDS encoding DUF1588 domain-containing protein has translation MTFPSNHSPRSGSLSVFCAILCACAVHPAAASDEKGNPESAFQVPEKIEYLLEDHCWKCHDYGTQKGEIRLDDLAGMENPKRLDLLNRIQEQVYFKHMPPKKEDQPSEEDRKELLAFISGELAKYEASTLEGKLQKPEYGNYIDHEKLFSGEYKDVPAFTTDRRWLISEFIFNAKFQRILENNASLRKPDGSKIPVVGNYRNREVSLANPFLLPKKAAIRYYANEDLTGGHLSSMLTNSQNVAEYITDVHAPRRGGRYLPALVEVLAMEDQHNKTLAARVKFLEEHIERICTEVHGDKHEAMLPEFVPVKLEPLPELKEGEVYKKAPPGISANVLNGLGGSSLVFGTLADPELSRMSDDQFREYCERIWFYRGDYERTIQGRMGILREYVPEFRELAAERTKNSKPVEYKPLAEEEMEVIHAAILKHRKKGDFYSGLIEKCVAGWEQEFGQERIDAGPPSGELLSQLVQQLSVLILEREPTSQEIAEYVQLTSSYMGKLGRRKAVQKLIQTFLLTTEFAYRNEFGAGEPDEHGRRMMSPRDASYAIAYALTDQSPDVELVKAAQEGRLGTRADYEREVKRILARRDINYVIDPILEDRNWDENYTSLPIRKLRFVREFFGYQGALEIFKDEKRFGSDRLSESTNRLVSEADRLVEHILKQDRNVFEELVGTEKFYIYHNGDSDRLRERSEHIKKIYAYFKDKDWKNFTYKDLEEHKEFLTQYPTRSFNPKDLSKGNRQGDGLTLFKKSMASITDRLDNGQEHAAPFDMYRGYGTDFMWGGNVARFWGIPKGDWHWSPEQPMKIENRKGMLTHPAWLVAHAFNTETDPVHRGKFVREKLLADTIPDVPITVDARIPEDHNKTLRQRLAMATETKSCWHCHEKMNPLGNTFEMYDDFGRYRIEEFLEYPEHLLEKRPDKLPDGDHMMDIRDIFKTLPVDATGYLDGAGSESLDGELKDAVDLAGRLEKSPRVRQSFIRHAFRYFMGRNEFLSDSKTLIDAEHAYVNNGGSFDAVIVSLLTSDSFIYRKPTEN, from the coding sequence ATGACATTTCCCAGCAACCATTCCCCAAGAAGCGGATCCCTATCGGTATTCTGCGCCATCCTCTGCGCCTGCGCCGTTCATCCGGCGGCAGCCTCGGACGAAAAGGGCAATCCTGAATCTGCCTTCCAGGTTCCGGAAAAGATCGAGTACCTGCTCGAGGACCATTGCTGGAAATGCCACGACTACGGAACGCAGAAGGGGGAAATCCGCCTCGATGACCTCGCGGGAATGGAGAACCCGAAACGCCTGGATCTGCTCAACCGGATCCAGGAGCAGGTCTATTTCAAGCACATGCCGCCGAAGAAGGAGGATCAGCCTTCGGAGGAAGACCGGAAAGAACTCCTGGCTTTCATCTCGGGCGAACTGGCCAAGTATGAGGCATCCACGCTGGAGGGGAAACTGCAGAAGCCCGAATACGGCAACTACATCGATCACGAAAAGCTCTTCTCCGGGGAATACAAGGATGTCCCCGCCTTCACCACCGACCGCCGCTGGCTCATCAGCGAGTTCATCTTTAACGCCAAGTTCCAGCGCATTCTTGAGAACAACGCGAGCCTGAGGAAACCTGACGGTTCGAAAATTCCGGTGGTGGGCAACTACAGGAACCGGGAGGTGTCTTTGGCCAATCCCTTCCTCCTGCCCAAAAAGGCCGCGATCCGTTACTACGCCAACGAGGATCTGACCGGCGGTCATCTTTCCAGCATGCTCACCAACTCGCAGAACGTGGCGGAATACATCACGGATGTGCATGCGCCCAGGCGCGGTGGCCGATACCTGCCTGCGTTGGTCGAAGTGCTGGCGATGGAAGATCAGCACAACAAGACCCTGGCCGCCCGGGTGAAGTTTCTCGAAGAACACATCGAGCGAATCTGCACCGAGGTGCATGGCGACAAGCATGAGGCCATGCTTCCCGAGTTCGTGCCGGTGAAGCTCGAACCGCTTCCCGAACTCAAGGAAGGGGAGGTATACAAAAAAGCCCCCCCAGGGATATCCGCCAATGTCTTGAACGGCCTTGGGGGTTCCAGCCTCGTCTTCGGGACGCTTGCGGATCCCGAACTCTCCCGGATGAGTGACGATCAGTTTCGCGAGTATTGCGAGCGCATCTGGTTCTACCGCGGCGACTACGAACGCACGATCCAGGGTCGGATGGGCATCTTGAGGGAGTATGTCCCCGAGTTCCGTGAATTGGCGGCGGAGCGGACCAAGAACAGCAAGCCCGTCGAATACAAGCCGCTCGCCGAAGAGGAAATGGAGGTCATCCATGCCGCCATCCTGAAGCATCGCAAGAAAGGGGATTTCTATTCCGGCTTGATCGAGAAGTGTGTGGCCGGCTGGGAGCAGGAGTTCGGGCAGGAGCGCATCGATGCCGGTCCACCCTCCGGGGAATTGCTGTCACAACTGGTGCAGCAGCTTTCCGTGTTGATCCTCGAACGCGAGCCGACCTCCCAGGAGATTGCGGAGTATGTGCAGCTCACCAGCAGCTACATGGGCAAACTCGGCCGCCGCAAGGCGGTGCAGAAACTGATCCAGACCTTCCTGCTCACCACCGAGTTCGCATACCGCAACGAGTTCGGGGCCGGAGAACCGGATGAACACGGGCGCCGCATGATGTCACCGCGCGATGCCAGCTACGCCATCGCTTACGCCCTGACCGATCAAAGTCCTGACGTGGAACTGGTGAAAGCCGCCCAAGAGGGCCGCCTCGGCACCCGCGCGGACTACGAGCGTGAAGTGAAGCGCATTCTCGCCCGCCGCGACATCAACTACGTCATCGACCCCATCCTCGAGGACAGGAACTGGGACGAGAACTACACCAGCCTGCCGATCCGCAAACTGCGCTTCGTGCGTGAGTTTTTCGGCTATCAGGGAGCATTGGAAATTTTCAAGGACGAGAAGCGCTTCGGCAGCGACCGTCTGAGCGAGTCCACCAACCGCCTGGTGAGCGAAGCGGACCGTCTGGTCGAGCATATCCTCAAGCAGGACCGGAACGTGTTCGAGGAATTGGTCGGCACCGAGAAGTTCTACATCTACCACAATGGTGACAGCGACCGCCTGAGGGAGCGCTCGGAGCACATCAAGAAAATCTACGCCTATTTCAAGGACAAGGATTGGAAGAACTTCACCTATAAGGATCTCGAGGAGCACAAGGAGTTCCTCACCCAGTATCCGACGCGGAGTTTCAATCCGAAAGACCTGAGTAAGGGCAACCGCCAGGGCGATGGGCTCACGCTCTTCAAAAAGTCCATGGCCTCGATCACGGACCGCCTGGACAACGGGCAGGAACACGCCGCGCCCTTCGACATGTATCGCGGCTACGGCACCGATTTCATGTGGGGCGGCAACGTGGCCCGCTTCTGGGGCATTCCCAAAGGCGATTGGCATTGGTCGCCCGAGCAGCCGATGAAGATTGAGAACCGCAAAGGCATGCTGACCCATCCGGCCTGGCTGGTGGCGCACGCCTTCAACACGGAAACCGACCCGGTCCACCGCGGCAAGTTCGTGCGCGAGAAGCTGCTGGCCGACACCATCCCCGATGTGCCCATCACCGTCGATGCCCGGATTCCGGAAGACCACAACAAGACCTTGCGCCAGCGCCTGGCCATGGCCACCGAGACCAAGAGCTGCTGGCACTGCCACGAGAAGATGAACCCCTTGGGAAACACCTTTGAAATGTACGACGACTTCGGCCGCTACCGTATCGAGGAATTTCTCGAGTATCCCGAGCATCTGCTTGAAAAGCGCCCGGACAAATTGCCGGACGGGGATCACATGATGGACATCCGCGACATCTTCAAGACGCTGCCTGTCGATGCGACCGGCTACCTTGACGGCGCCGGCAGTGAATCTCTCGACGGGGAACTCAAGGATGCGGTCGATCTGGCCGGACGCCTGGAGAAATCCCCCAGGGTCCGCCAGTCCTTCATCCGCCACGCTTTCCGCTACTTCATGGGTCGCAACGAATTCCTTTCCGATTCGAAAACCCTGATCGATGCCGAACATGCTTACGTAAACAACGGGGGCAGCTTCGATGCCGTGATCGTTTCGCTCCTGACCTCCGACTCCTTCATCTACCGCAAACCAACAGAAAACTAG